Proteins from a genomic interval of Salvelinus alpinus chromosome 7, SLU_Salpinus.1, whole genome shotgun sequence:
- the msmb gene encoding beta-microseminoprotein, with amino-acid sequence MGSLIRVVVCVLALVTVCRAQCFFQGLETKDSKTPTKGCVDKEGKQHVFGSSWVKDCYDCSCSMKGISCCNKIPKVVDLPAECELVVDRKACSYRLVMKSDKTKDCNSPISMVL; translated from the exons GGTTCTCTCATCCGTGTGGTAGTGTGTGTCCTGGCGCTGGTGACTGTGTGCCGGGCTCAGTGCTTCTTCCAGGGGCTGGAGACCAAAGATTCCAAGACTCCAACAAAGG ggtgtgtggaTAAGGAGGGGAAGCAGCATGTGTTTGGTTCTTCATGGGTGAAGGACTGCTACGACTGTTCCTGCTCCATGAAAGGCATCAGCTGCTGCAACAA gATCCCAAAGGTGGTGGATCTCCCAGCAGAGTGTGAGCTGGTGGTGGACAGAAAAGCCTGCTCATACAGACTGGTGATGAAGTCAGACAAGACCAAGGACTGTAACAGCCCCATCAGTATGGTCTTATAA